The Colletotrichum destructivum chromosome 7, complete sequence genome contains the following window.
TGAACGAGTTATTGACCTAATCGATCGAGGATTTCCACCGCGACTTGACGACGTACGAGATATGGCTGATTgcctccttgacgaacgCGACGCGACGCGTGTCGGACCCCGATGGGCAGAGAACTTCGTACGACGCCAACCACAACTAAAGACGCGTTTTCGACGTGGAATTGACTATCAGAGGGCGTTAGCTGAGGATCCTGCAATTGTGCAGGCCTGGTTTGCCCTCGTACGAAACACAATCGCGAAGTACGGAATCCACAATGACGATATCTACAATTTTGATGAGACGGGCTTCTTGATGGGAATGCTGTCGCACGCAAAGGTTGTTACAACCTCCGATCGCCGTGGAAGGCCTCGTACGAAGCAGCCTGGCAATCGCGAATGGGTTTCTGTCATTCAGGGCGTATGTGCAGATGGCTGGGCGCTGCCTCCGTacgtcatcgtcaagggcaaaTATCACCTCCTCTCATGGTATACCAATGGCCAATTCCCACCCCAATGGCGCGTCCACCCTAGCGAAAATGGATGGACTACAAACGAGATTGGCCTAGATTGGCTACAGCATTTTGAAAAGTGTACAAAGTCTCGTACGAAGGGTGTTAAGCGGCTCCTAATCCTTGATGGCCACAACAGCCACAAGTCTACCAAGTTTGACGATTACTGCAAGGAACACAGCATTATTGCTCTTTGCATGCCTCCCCATTCATCGCACgagctccagcctcttgatgTTGGCTGTTTTAGTCCGCTGAAGGCGTCGTACGGCAAGGAAATTGAGAAAATGATGCGGATGCAGATTACGCACATTACTAAGGACGACTTCTTTCCTGCCTTTAAGGCAGCCTTTTTCACTTCAATGGGTGAAGAAAACGTACGAGCTGGCTTTAGACAGGCTGGCCTTATCCCTTTCAACCCAGAAGTAGTTATTTCCCGCCTGGATTTCAAGCCAAAGacgccaacaccatccaaCTCACGCCCAAGCAGCCAGGGCTCCTGGGACCCAAAGACACCAACTACAGCACATGACGCCGTACGAAGCTCTGCATCacttaagaaaaggattaCCAGTCATCAATATAGCTCACCAACCCATTTGTACGAAGTAGTTGACTTGCAGGCCAAAGGTATTAGCAAGTTAGCACACAAACTAGCTCTTGTTGAAGCTGAGTGCCGTGGGCTTCGTACGGCAAATGAGATACTAAGCAAGCGTCGgagggctaaaaaaaccCAACTGCGTCTTGGAGGGTCCCTTAATGCAGCTGAAGCAGAGGCAATCCGggtagagaagggggttgttgatgctggAGGCGAAAATACACGTCAGGAGGGGGCTCGTACGGAGGGGGGTGAATTGCGCGGTCGGCGATGTGGCAATTGCGGAAAGACTGGACATAACGTACGAACATGTCAGGTAGTATGGGAGACctctgaagaagaggatgatgagtaGTTTTAATTGATTTCGTACGATGCTGCTTGATTGACTTATATAAATGgctggagggtaggtagaggtgggccacttgctatgatgggccacttgctatgcatgtacgttaaCTGAAGTTGGCGCTGTTGTAGATTTATGGGTTTCATTAATACCACACACTGCGTAGCTGAGGAGTAACCTCTAATGCAGTTTCATTTTCAAGTACCAATTGACACGGCAACGGCTGTTAGAAGTGATAATATTGGGGAATGAGATGAACACGTTCACCGAGGTCCACCGAATTGTCACCCACTTGGGTGCCTTCTTGACCGAGAGAACAGCGTGCCTGAGGCATATATGCACTTGAAATTGGCGTGGAGGGGCAGTCCTTCCTGTCCCTTCGCTCTGCTACCACTAGTACCCCGCAGTCACCTACTAAAATTTCCCATCTCAGACTCACACAACCGATGCTCTCCCCTCTGCGTGCCATCCGACCCATCTCCCGCAGCCTCTCCCCCTTTCGACTCGCAAGAATGGCCTCCAACACTACCTACACTCCCAACGAGGAGACCGAGATTCAGCAGTGGCTCACCACTGCCGCCCGCCTGCAGCAGACAGcctccgccgacgacgcaTCCCCGAtcctcgacaccctcaaCTCCCACCTGAGCACCCGCACCACCCTCCTCGGCACCAAGCCCAGCAAGGCCGACACCGCCCTCTACTCCGCCGTCCggcccctcgtcgccgcctggTCTCCCGAGCAGCGCACCGGCGAGAAGGGCTACCCCCACATCGTCCGCCACCTCGACTTCGTCCAGAACTAccccgccttcgccgccgacgtgaagcccgaggagaaggtccCCGTCCAGCTCGATGAGGTCCTCTACGTGAAGccccccgtcgacgccaaggccgagaaggagcgcctcaagaaggagaaggccgccgctgccgccgccgccggtggcgacaagcccgccgccatccccgaCCGCACCAAGGACAACAAGGACAAGTCCGCCGGCGAaaaggtcaaggaggccgtcgtcgaggccaaggacaaggtcaaggccgtcgtTGCCGGTGGCGACGCGAAGCCtaagaaggagaagaaggagaaggcccCCAAGCCccagaaggccgccgcccccgccgcgcCCCTGTCCCCCGCCCTCATCGACCTCCGCGTCGGCCACatcctcaaggccatcaagcACCCGGAGGCCGACTCGCTCTACGTCtccaccatcgccgtcggcgacgagcccaACGACGACACCACCGAGTACGAGGGCCAGGTCTGCCGCACCGTCTGCTCCGGTCTCAACGGCCTCGTGCCCCTCGAGTCCATGCAGGGCcgcaaggtcgtcgtcgtctgcaaCCTGAAGCCCGTCAAGATGCGCGGCATTAAGTCGTGCGCCAtggtcctcgccgcctcccccaagctcaaggagggcgaggtcgacgaccaCAAGGGccccgtcgagctcgtcacGCCCCCCGCTGACTCAAAGGCTGGCGAGAGAGTCTACTTCGAGGGCTGGGAGGGAGAACCCGAGGGTGTCCTGAAccccaagaagaagatctGGGAGACCTTCCAGCCCGGATTTACCACCACCGATGACCTGGCTGTCGccttcgacgccggcgtcgtcgaggccctcggcaAGCAGGGTGTCGGCAAGCTGGTGACCAAGTCCGGTGGCCTTTGCACCGTTCCCAGCCTGAAGGACGCCGTTGTGCGGTAATGGGAgtaagaaagaaagacagGAAACAAGAGATGTTGAGGC
Protein-coding sequences here:
- a CDS encoding Putative tRNA-binding domain, nucleic acid-binding, glutathione S-transferase domain superfamily, whose protein sequence is MLSPLRAIRPISRSLSPFRLARMASNTTYTPNEETEIQQWLTTAARLQQTASADDASPILDTLNSHLSTRTTLLGTKPSKADTALYSAVRPLVAAWSPEQRTGEKGYPHIVRHLDFVQNYPAFAADVKPEEKVPVQLDEVLYVKPPVDAKAEKERLKKEKAAAAAAAGGDKPAAIPDRTKDNKDKSAGEKVKEAVVEAKDKVKAVVAGGDAKPKKEKKEKAPKPQKAAAPAAPLSPALIDLRVGHILKAIKHPEADSLYVSTIAVGDEPNDDTTEYEGQVCRTVCSGLNGLVPLESMQGRKVVVVCNLKPVKMRGIKSCAMVLAASPKLKEGEVDDHKGPVELVTPPADSKAGERVYFEGWEGEPEGVLNPKKKIWETFQPGFTTTDDLAVAFDAGVVEALGKQGVGKLVTKSGGLCTVPSLKDAVVR